The window GAACTTGGAGTAAAATACCTAACCTTGTATGCTTTTTCCACAGAAAATTGGTCAAGACCTAAGACAGAAGTAGATGCTTTGATGGATCTTTTGATCAAAACGATACGCCAAGAAACAAAAACCTTAGTAGATAACAATATTCGTTTGCATGCCATAGGAGACTTAAAAAGCCTACCTATAGAATGTCAAAAAGAATTAAGTCAAGCCATAGAAATTACTAAAAATAATACTCGGATGCAGCTCAATCTTGCTCTAAGCTATGGCAGCCGATGGGAGATTGTAGAAGCCGTAAAAAGAGCTGCCGCAGCAGGCGAAGATATGAAAAACTTTACCGCAAGTATCTTAGAAAAGTATTTAGAAACCGCAGGTATGCCTGACCCTGAACTACTTATTCGCACCAGTGGGGAATACCGCATTAGTAATTTTATGCTTTGGCAGATTGCTTACGCAGAAATTGTCATTTTAGAAAAACTTTGGCCCGACATTCGCAAAGCTGATTTAATTCAAGCTATTGAAATTTATCAAAAAAGAGAGCGCCGCTTCGGAGGAATCAACCCCGTCAAACCTCTAGAAATTCCTAAATAAAGTACCTACGAAGCTCAAAAACAAATTTTT of the Bacteroidia bacterium genome contains:
- a CDS encoding isoprenyl transferase, coding for MSSYPSINLSALPQHIAIIMDGNGRWAKGRGKLRVFGHSAGVTPVREVSELCAELGVKYLTLYAFSTENWSRPKTEVDALMDLLIKTIRQETKTLVDNNIRLHAIGDLKSLPIECQKELSQAIEITKNNTRMQLNLALSYGSRWEIVEAVKRAAAAGEDMKNFTASILEKYLETAGMPDPELLIRTSGEYRISNFMLWQIAYAEIVILEKLWPDIRKADLIQAIEIYQKRERRFGGINPVKPLEIPK